From a region of the Deltaproteobacteria bacterium genome:
- the bioD gene encoding dethiobiotin synthase, translated as MRGRHPPARPDRRHRAGSRSGDPRTLRPARSHRAPGLLRDAQARHHPAAARRHGGGDAAPLGERGRDRRDHGRALGLHSRSDRRLRAVFVTGTDTGCGKTTFACALARSAREAGRRVRILKPIETGCERGVPADALALARAAGDDAPVERLCPVRLALPAAPECAARAEGVAIELAPIEAAFARAKVDADLTIVEGAGGLLVPITPALDMAGLAGRLRLPLVVVARAALGTINHTLLTVEAAGARGLRVVGVVIDHGCADLSAADRRNLDLLIERLPVPLLCELAFGATRLPASFDLAAFLASAGNS; from the coding sequence CTGCGTGGGCGACATCCGCCAGCGCGGCCTGATCGCCGGCATCGAGCTGGTTCGCGATCGGGCGACCCGCGAACCCTTCGACCCGCGCGATCGCATCGGGCACCTGGTCTGCTCCGCGATGCGCAAGCACGGCATCATCCTGCGGCCGCTCGGCGACACGGTGGTGGTGATGCCGCCCCTCTCGGTGAGCGAGGCCGAGATCGACGCGATCATGGACGCGCTCTCGGCCTGCATTCGCGAAGTGACCGGCGCTTGAGGGCCGTCTTCGTCACAGGCACCGACACCGGCTGCGGCAAGACGACCTTCGCGTGCGCGCTCGCGCGAAGCGCCCGCGAGGCGGGACGCCGCGTCCGGATCCTGAAGCCGATCGAGACCGGCTGCGAGCGCGGAGTCCCCGCGGACGCGCTCGCGCTGGCGCGCGCCGCCGGAGACGACGCTCCGGTCGAGCGGCTCTGCCCGGTTCGACTCGCGCTTCCGGCTGCGCCCGAGTGCGCGGCGCGCGCCGAAGGAGTGGCGATCGAGCTCGCGCCGATCGAGGCGGCGTTCGCACGCGCGAAAGTGGACGCGGATCTGACCATCGTTGAAGGCGCCGGCGGGCTTCTGGTCCCGATCACGCCGGCGCTCGACATGGCCGGACTCGCCGGCCGGCTGCGGCTTCCGCTCGTGGTCGTCGCGCGTGCCGCGCTCGGCACGATCAACCACACGCTGCTCACGGTCGAAGCCGCGGGCGCCCGCGGCCTGCGGGTCGTGGGCGTCGTGATCGACCACGGCTGCGCCGACCTGTCCGCCGCGGATCGCCGCAATCTCGACCTGCTGATCGAGCGGCTGCCGGTTCCGCTGCTCTGCGAGCTGGCGTTTGGCGCGACCCGGCTCCCCGCGAGCTTCGATCTCGCGGCGTTTCTGGCTTCGGCCGGCAACTCCTGA
- a CDS encoding DegT/DnrJ/EryC1/StrS family aminotransferase gives MVDLEQQTQALWPELEKAVLDVLRSGRFILGPNVEAFEREAAEFLRVRFAVGVGSGTDALVVGLRALGIGPGDEVIVPSFTFFATAEAVSLVGATPIFAEIDPKSFCIDPAAVRAALGSRTRAVVPVHLFGHAANVPALREIVRGKGIAILEDAAQAFGAELGGKRIGGLGDAAAFSFFPSKNLGAFGEAGLIATNDERIADSVRSLRAHGSRQRYVNTEIGYNARLDEIQAALLRVKLPHVERWNDERRRVAAEYTSSLRGLPGLTPPSVASGSTHVFHQYTLRIDGGRRDAVSRALGQAGIATQVYYPIPIHQLPVYADRKVSLPITERAAAEVLSLPIYPELSSSDAREIARRVRESL, from the coding sequence ATGGTCGATCTCGAGCAGCAGACGCAGGCTCTCTGGCCGGAGCTCGAGAAGGCGGTGCTCGACGTGCTGCGCTCGGGCCGGTTCATTCTCGGCCCGAACGTCGAGGCGTTCGAGCGCGAGGCAGCCGAGTTCCTGCGCGTGCGCTTCGCGGTCGGCGTCGGCTCGGGCACCGACGCGCTCGTGGTTGGCCTGCGCGCGCTCGGAATCGGCCCCGGCGACGAGGTGATCGTTCCCTCGTTCACGTTCTTCGCGACGGCCGAAGCCGTGAGCCTGGTCGGCGCCACGCCGATCTTCGCCGAGATCGACCCGAAAAGCTTCTGCATCGACCCGGCAGCCGTGCGCGCGGCGCTCGGCTCGCGCACGCGCGCGGTCGTCCCGGTGCATCTCTTCGGCCACGCGGCGAACGTGCCGGCGCTTCGCGAGATCGTGCGCGGGAAGGGCATCGCGATCCTGGAAGACGCGGCCCAGGCGTTCGGCGCCGAGCTCGGCGGAAAGCGCATCGGCGGCCTCGGCGATGCAGCGGCGTTCTCGTTCTTCCCTTCGAAGAATCTGGGCGCATTCGGCGAGGCGGGCCTGATCGCGACCAACGACGAACGCATCGCGGACTCGGTGCGAAGCCTGCGCGCTCACGGCTCGCGGCAGCGTTACGTGAACACCGAGATCGGCTACAACGCGCGCCTCGACGAGATTCAGGCCGCGTTGTTGCGAGTGAAGCTTCCGCACGTGGAGCGCTGGAACGACGAGCGGCGTCGCGTAGCGGCCGAGTACACTTCGAGCCTCCGCGGCCTGCCGGGTCTGACACCCCCGAGTGTCGCGTCCGGCAGCACGCACGTCTTCCACCAGTACACCCTGCGCATCGATGGCGGGCGGCGCGATGCGGTCTCGCGCGCGCTTGGCCAGGCGGGCATCGCCACGCAGGTCTACTACCCGATCCCGATCCACCAGCTCCCGGTGTACGCGGACCGGAAGGTCTCGCTGCCGATCACCGAGCGAGCCGCCGCCGAGGTGCTCTCGCTGCCGATCTATCCGGAGCTCTCGAGCAGCGACGCGCGGGAGATCGCGCGCCGCGTGCGCGAGTCGCTCTAG
- a CDS encoding ferritin-like domain-containing protein, producing the protein MRRPPVMRPPNTARPGESWSRNEGEAMSFDELTSQVKTLWKFDYEPKIKALRELYEVAKKQQWNAATDIDWSLEIDRDGDILDPRQNVMSQFDFVKALPDRTRKDLQIRLAAWRLSQFLHGEQGALLCCGQLVDVVPDTDGKLYAATQVVDEARHVEVFHRYITRLDRVYPIDPQLQAVLNAILAADTWQKKCVGMQIIVESLAMGSFKLMKEGSKDELLRKVVELTAQDEARHVSYGLIYMKDELPRMTDAARDDLEDFAFGAVSAVVGRGGSGGISTLNVLAEVGIDREKALAEMREKFSDPAFRATQPSPFRDYVMPQLEKLGIITERTAPKYREIGLVA; encoded by the coding sequence ATGAGGAGGCCGCCTGTCATGAGGCCGCCGAATACTGCCCGACCGGGGGAATCCTGGTCGAGGAATGAAGGAGAAGCCATGTCGTTCGATGAGCTCACGAGTCAGGTCAAGACCCTCTGGAAGTTCGATTACGAGCCGAAGATCAAGGCGCTTCGCGAGCTGTACGAGGTCGCGAAGAAGCAGCAGTGGAACGCCGCGACGGACATCGACTGGAGCCTCGAGATCGACCGCGACGGCGACATTCTCGACCCGCGCCAGAACGTGATGAGCCAGTTCGACTTCGTGAAGGCGCTGCCCGACCGCACGCGCAAGGACCTCCAGATCCGCCTCGCGGCCTGGCGGCTCTCGCAGTTCCTGCACGGCGAGCAGGGCGCGCTGCTCTGCTGCGGCCAGCTGGTCGACGTGGTGCCCGACACCGACGGCAAGCTCTACGCAGCCACACAGGTGGTCGACGAGGCGCGCCACGTCGAGGTGTTCCACCGCTACATCACCCGACTCGACCGGGTCTACCCGATCGATCCGCAGCTCCAGGCGGTGCTGAACGCGATCCTGGCCGCGGACACCTGGCAGAAGAAGTGTGTCGGCATGCAGATCATCGTCGAGAGCCTGGCGATGGGGTCCTTCAAGCTGATGAAGGAGGGCTCCAAGGACGAGCTCCTGCGCAAGGTGGTCGAGCTGACCGCGCAGGACGAGGCGCGCCACGTCTCGTACGGGCTGATCTACATGAAGGACGAGCTGCCCCGCATGACCGACGCCGCGCGCGACGATCTCGAGGACTTCGCCTTCGGCGCGGTCTCGGCGGTGGTCGGGCGCGGGGGCTCGGGCGGAATCTCGACGCTGAACGTGCTCGCCGAAGTCGGCATCGACCGCGAGAAGGCGCTCGCGGAGATGCGCGAGAAGTTCTCGGATCCCGCTTTCCGCGCCACGCAGCCCAGCCCGTTCCGCGACTACGTGATGCCGCAGCTGGAGAAGCTCGGGATCATCACCGAGCGCACGGCACCCAAGTACCGGGAGATCGGCCTGGTGGCCTGA
- a CDS encoding ferredoxin: MIPRARQEESAVYARFHVEERLCIGCGLCRERAPDNLETPADTSVARVVRQPESPDEEAACHEAAEYCPTGGILVEE, encoded by the coding sequence GTGATCCCGCGCGCCAGGCAAGAGGAGAGCGCCGTCTACGCGCGCTTCCACGTCGAGGAGCGGCTCTGCATCGGCTGCGGGCTCTGCCGCGAGCGCGCCCCCGACAACCTGGAAACGCCCGCGGACACTTCGGTCGCGCGGGTCGTGCGGCAGCCTGAGAGTCCGGATGAGGAGGCCGCCTGTCATGAGGCCGCCGAATACTGCCCGACCGGGGGAATCCTGGTCGAGGAATGA
- a CDS encoding TetR/AcrR family transcriptional regulator, whose amino-acid sequence MAHPARTRLAPIGRRPQARAIATRRKVLDAAELLFSRGGYEPTSMADVAQRAGVGVGTLYHHFPDKRALLLALIDDWGDREIERARGGLGVEWLLAENPRAGLAEGLRASYERLRREGSFYLVLLELAERDGEVRARLDRITQIGIERMRDLFAVGQQRGIVRAELDPLAAAFLLRRSIEVAAREVFVHRMTEPAPERVLAELIDMFHRYVFAEEPQR is encoded by the coding sequence GTGGCGCATCCAGCTCGCACGAGACTCGCTCCGATCGGCAGGCGCCCGCAGGCGCGCGCGATCGCGACCCGCCGCAAGGTGCTCGACGCGGCGGAGCTCTTGTTCTCGCGCGGCGGATACGAGCCGACCAGCATGGCCGACGTCGCCCAGCGCGCCGGTGTCGGCGTGGGCACGCTCTACCACCACTTCCCCGACAAGCGCGCGCTTCTGCTGGCGCTGATCGACGACTGGGGCGACCGCGAGATCGAGCGCGCCCGCGGCGGGCTCGGGGTCGAGTGGCTGCTCGCCGAGAACCCGCGCGCCGGCCTCGCGGAGGGGCTGCGCGCGTCCTACGAGCGCCTCCGGCGTGAGGGCAGCTTCTACCTGGTCCTGCTCGAGCTCGCCGAGCGCGACGGCGAGGTGCGCGCGCGGCTGGACCGGATCACCCAGATCGGGATCGAGCGAATGCGCGACCTGTTCGCGGTCGGCCAGCAGCGCGGCATCGTGCGCGCGGAGCTCGACCCGCTGGCGGCCGCGTTCCTGCTGCGGCGCTCGATCGAGGTGGCCGCCCGCGAAGTGTTCGTGCACCGCATGACCGAGCCCGCGCCGGAGCGGGTGCTCGCGGAGCTGATCGACATGTTCCACCGCTACGTCTTCGCGGAGGAGCCGCAGCGATGA
- a CDS encoding arylsulfatase, whose amino-acid sequence MAFDPITIEPVFSHPAQAEAAARKLADLERRTGRKPNILIVLMDDVGWGDFGCYGGGVMAGAPTPNIDRLARDGLLLTSCYSEPSCTPSRASLMTGRLPMRHGLLVPPMYGMPGGLEGEVTLPQLLHGAGYATQAVGKWHMGENLPSQPQNAGFDDFFGFLSVSDMYTEWRDPYFFPEVVYSDERRRWVENLPFNKCWVHAQRGGQPEVVEEVTIPVLSRLDDEWAGYSERFIERMARDSRPWFLYHCTRGAHFDNYPHEKFLGKSPSKHPYKDTIIELDDIVGRLVRKLEATGQLENTLVFVSSDNGPEMETWPDAGVTPFRCAKGSTWEGGVRVPGVFSWPGMIEPRASDGIFDQLDLFATCLNLAGIPERVPTDRFIDSIDQTSFLLAPDGDTCRKFHYYWLTLHLSAVRVGEYKYMTAAISDDSTDVVNPGGFTGVLQQYPYGRLYNLYLDPKETHSYMIRKLVYIDVIRSALMRHRGSFQAWPSKPPAVSGPPRN is encoded by the coding sequence GTGGCGTTCGATCCGATCACGATCGAGCCCGTCTTCTCGCATCCTGCGCAAGCCGAAGCGGCGGCTCGCAAGCTCGCGGACCTCGAACGCCGCACCGGCCGCAAGCCCAACATCCTGATCGTGCTCATGGACGACGTGGGCTGGGGCGACTTCGGCTGCTACGGCGGCGGAGTCATGGCCGGTGCCCCCACGCCGAACATCGATCGCCTCGCCCGTGACGGGCTGCTGCTCACCTCGTGCTACTCCGAGCCCTCGTGCACGCCGTCGCGCGCGTCGCTCATGACCGGCCGGCTGCCGATGCGGCATGGACTTCTGGTTCCGCCCATGTACGGCATGCCCGGCGGGCTCGAGGGCGAGGTCACTCTGCCGCAGCTGCTCCACGGCGCCGGCTACGCGACCCAGGCCGTGGGCAAGTGGCACATGGGCGAGAACCTGCCCTCGCAGCCGCAGAACGCGGGCTTCGACGACTTCTTCGGCTTCCTGAGCGTCTCGGACATGTACACCGAATGGCGTGATCCGTACTTCTTCCCCGAAGTCGTCTACAGCGACGAGCGCCGGCGCTGGGTCGAGAACCTGCCGTTCAACAAGTGCTGGGTGCACGCGCAGCGCGGCGGCCAGCCGGAGGTGGTCGAGGAGGTCACGATCCCGGTGCTCTCGCGGCTGGACGACGAGTGGGCGGGCTACTCGGAGCGCTTCATCGAGCGCATGGCGCGCGACTCGCGCCCGTGGTTCCTGTACCACTGCACGCGCGGCGCGCACTTCGACAACTACCCGCACGAGAAGTTCCTCGGCAAGTCGCCGTCGAAGCATCCCTACAAGGACACGATCATCGAGCTCGACGACATCGTCGGCCGGCTGGTGCGCAAGCTCGAGGCGACAGGACAGCTCGAGAACACGCTGGTCTTCGTGTCTTCCGACAACGGTCCCGAGATGGAGACCTGGCCCGACGCCGGCGTCACGCCGTTCCGCTGCGCCAAGGGCTCGACCTGGGAAGGGGGCGTGCGCGTGCCCGGGGTCTTCTCCTGGCCGGGAATGATCGAGCCGCGCGCCAGCGACGGGATCTTCGACCAGCTCGATCTCTTCGCGACCTGCCTGAATCTGGCCGGCATCCCCGAGCGCGTGCCGACCGACCGTTTCATCGACTCGATCGACCAGACCTCGTTCCTGCTGGCGCCCGACGGCGACACCTGCAGGAAATTCCACTACTACTGGCTGACGCTCCACCTCTCGGCGGTGCGAGTCGGCGAGTACAAGTACATGACGGCGGCGATCTCCGACGACTCGACCGACGTCGTGAATCCCGGCGGCTTCACAGGCGTGCTGCAGCAGTACCCGTATGGGCGTCTCTACAACCTGTACCTGGACCCGAAAGAGACGCACTCGTACATGATCCGGAAGCTGGTCTACATCGACGTGATCCGCAGCGCGCTGATGCGCCACCGCGGGTCCTTCCAGGCCTGGCCGTCAAAACCGCCGGCCGTGAGCGGTCCGCCGCGGAACTAG
- the atpC gene encoding ATP synthase F1 subunit epsilon has protein sequence MGMRLSIVTPARPLVDSDVEQVVAPGSEGEFGVLPGHAPVLVELKPGVVRWIESGRNRRAAITGGFAEVTLERVTVLAPIAELSEQIDATEAERRRSDAAAALANAGTYAPPEQVAKLRDAVECAQARVDALRG, from the coding sequence ATGGGCATGCGGCTCTCGATCGTCACGCCCGCCCGTCCGCTCGTCGACAGCGACGTCGAGCAGGTGGTGGCTCCCGGAAGCGAGGGCGAGTTCGGCGTCCTGCCCGGTCATGCTCCGGTGCTCGTCGAGCTGAAGCCGGGCGTCGTGCGCTGGATCGAGTCGGGTCGCAATCGGCGCGCCGCGATCACCGGCGGCTTCGCCGAAGTGACCCTGGAGCGAGTCACGGTGCTCGCGCCGATCGCGGAGCTCTCCGAGCAGATCGACGCGACCGAGGCCGAGCGCAGGCGCTCCGATGCCGCCGCGGCACTCGCCAATGCCGGTACCTACGCACCGCCCGAGCAGGTGGCGAAGCTCCGCGATGCGGTAGAGTGCGCGCAGGCGCGCGTGGACGCGCTCCGGGGGTAG